The following coding sequences lie in one Polluticoccus soli genomic window:
- a CDS encoding putative quinol monooxygenase has product MIVRIVQMTFQPENIPSFLGLFEERKMMIRNFEGCKHLELWQDAHANNVFFTYSIWESEQHLDHYRFSELFKDTWARTKALFGEKAKAWSVNQKIILD; this is encoded by the coding sequence ATGATAGTACGGATAGTGCAAATGACCTTTCAACCCGAAAATATTCCTTCATTCCTCGGGCTTTTCGAAGAACGTAAAATGATGATTCGGAATTTCGAAGGTTGTAAACACCTGGAACTATGGCAGGATGCGCATGCAAACAATGTGTTCTTCACGTATAGCATCTGGGAAAGCGAACAACATCTAGATCACTATCGCTTTTCAGAACTATTCAAAGACACCTGGGCGAGGACCAAGGCATTATTTGGAGAAAAAGCAAAAGCCTGGAGTGTAAACCAGAAAATTATACTGGATTAA
- the greA gene encoding transcription elongation factor GreA, whose product MSGVNYVTKETLDQLKEELNQLKTVGRAEIARQIAEAREKGDLKENAEYDAAKEAQGYHEAKIAQLESAIVTARVIEAKDVDTSKVSILSKVKVTNLGNKKIFEYQIVSEQEADLKAGKISVTSPIGKGLLGKKVGDVAEVTAPGGVLKFKIENISI is encoded by the coding sequence ATGTCGGGAGTTAACTACGTAACGAAAGAAACATTAGATCAATTGAAAGAGGAGCTCAACCAACTGAAAACAGTTGGCAGAGCGGAGATTGCAAGGCAAATAGCAGAAGCCCGGGAAAAGGGGGACTTAAAAGAGAACGCGGAATATGATGCTGCTAAAGAAGCTCAGGGATACCACGAGGCAAAGATCGCTCAGTTAGAGTCGGCTATAGTAACTGCTCGGGTAATTGAAGCTAAAGACGTAGATACTAGCAAGGTGTCTATACTAAGCAAGGTTAAAGTGACTAATCTGGGTAATAAGAAAATCTTCGAATACCAGATCGTTTCTGAGCAGGAGGCTGACTTAAAAGCAGGAAAGATATCGGTTACCTCTCCGATAGGTAAAGGTCTCTTAGGGAAAAAGGTTGGTGATGTAGCCGAGGTAACGGCTCCTGGTGGAGTTTTGAAATTCAAAATCGAAAATATTTCGATCTGA
- a CDS encoding PorV/PorQ family protein, whose translation MRKLLTGSAIAMCVVGASLQAFAGNKDRVGQAGATELLINPWGQSTGVFGLNTAQVKGIEGFKTNIAGLAFVEKTEVGLAYSRYLSGSGVGINNLGLGQKLGDFGVIGVNVMSVSFGDIMITDYDNPEGQIGTYTPQFFNISLGFAKSFSEKIHAGIAGTFVSEQISNVRASGAAFEAGIQYVTGKRDNFHFGITLRNLGTNMKFTGSGFAIESQAPESEIYTLNRETPSEKFAMPTYLNFGAAYDFYLDENHLQNEDDQPKHRLTAMVNFTSNSFNNDYIGGGVEYAFREIFMLRGGYRYERDITSRSTGTFYSGYAAGATVQHRLGEKGPKVGLDYSFRPTHTPANGVHTFSLRFMR comes from the coding sequence ATGAGAAAATTACTTACAGGATCTGCAATAGCGATGTGTGTGGTAGGAGCTTCATTACAAGCGTTTGCTGGAAACAAGGATCGTGTTGGCCAGGCCGGAGCAACTGAGTTGCTTATCAACCCCTGGGGTCAGAGTACTGGTGTATTCGGGTTGAATACTGCCCAGGTGAAAGGTATAGAAGGTTTTAAAACAAATATCGCAGGTCTGGCTTTTGTTGAAAAAACTGAGGTAGGTCTGGCGTACAGCCGTTACCTGAGCGGAAGCGGCGTAGGTATAAATAATCTGGGACTTGGTCAGAAGCTTGGTGATTTTGGTGTTATTGGCGTTAACGTGATGTCTGTTAGCTTCGGTGATATCATGATCACAGATTATGATAATCCTGAAGGCCAGATCGGTACATACACTCCTCAGTTCTTTAATATCTCACTGGGTTTTGCTAAATCATTCTCTGAGAAAATACACGCAGGTATAGCCGGAACTTTCGTTTCTGAGCAAATATCGAACGTGAGGGCTAGCGGTGCAGCATTTGAAGCAGGTATCCAGTATGTTACCGGCAAGCGGGATAATTTCCATTTCGGTATCACGCTGCGTAACTTGGGTACGAACATGAAATTCACGGGTAGTGGTTTCGCCATCGAGAGCCAGGCTCCTGAAAGCGAGATCTATACACTGAACCGTGAAACTCCGTCTGAGAAGTTCGCGATGCCTACGTACCTTAACTTTGGTGCGGCATACGATTTCTATCTTGATGAGAACCATTTGCAGAACGAAGACGATCAGCCTAAGCACAGGCTTACGGCAATGGTTAACTTTACGTCAAACTCTTTCAACAACGATTATATCGGTGGTGGCGTAGAATATGCTTTCCGCGAGATATTTATGCTGCGTGGTGGCTATCGTTATGAAAGGGATATTACCAGCAGGTCTACTGGTACGTTCTACAGCGGATATGCTGCTGGTGCAACGGTACAGCACAGGCTGGGTGAAAAAGGCCCTAAAGTTGGCTTGGACTACTCATTCAGACCTACGCATACACCTGCAAACGGTGTGCATACCTTTTCTTTGAGGTTTATGCGCTAA
- a CDS encoding choice-of-anchor Q domain-containing protein, with product MNLFRIRPAILIVLLLSAISFLPACKKEKMLNSGGSLKFSVDTLTFDTVFTAMGSFTVDVRIVNTQNQKINISSVRLEKGDTSFFHLNIDGKPGNSSTNIEVAPNDSFHVFATVKIDPRNQNNPFVIEDRLIATLNGKDFSIPVIAYGQDANYIVGEELQTQTWNDTKPYVIIHSAAVDTDQVLTIPAGCRVYMHGDSRLYVFKGASLKVLGTKTDSVVFQGDRLDRDYFGYEGYPGEWGGIYFTKYSVKNEIHYAVLKNCGSNTGAGLPSAIQLEPDLLVGDSFQLTITHSRIENSIGYGILSFKGSLKAENCLINACGAQALAIVQGGDYEINNCDFVVFNSDKINHLKEPALAILNYFDVGNNQYVADDLNAVLRNCVIWGSLEDEAFFDKVDKYKYNLTLENCVLRKKEAIPDYVIQKNCLINQDPKFVDQNNWDFHLQVGSPLINAGTSIAISDDLDGKPRKGVPDIGCYEAD from the coding sequence ATGAATTTGTTTCGAATACGTCCTGCTATTCTGATTGTTTTGTTGTTGAGCGCTATCTCTTTTTTGCCTGCTTGCAAGAAGGAAAAAATGCTTAATAGCGGGGGAAGCCTCAAGTTTTCAGTAGACACTCTGACCTTTGATACCGTATTTACGGCAATGGGTAGTTTTACCGTCGATGTACGTATCGTTAATACACAAAATCAAAAGATAAACATCAGTTCGGTTCGCCTTGAAAAAGGTGATACCTCGTTTTTTCACCTGAATATTGATGGCAAACCAGGTAATTCGTCAACGAACATTGAAGTAGCGCCTAATGATAGTTTTCACGTATTCGCTACAGTTAAGATTGATCCGAGGAATCAGAATAATCCCTTCGTAATTGAAGACAGGCTTATTGCAACTTTGAATGGAAAGGACTTTTCTATACCGGTAATAGCCTATGGACAAGATGCGAATTACATTGTAGGGGAAGAATTACAAACACAGACATGGAATGACACGAAACCATATGTGATCATTCACAGCGCCGCTGTTGATACTGATCAGGTGCTAACTATACCTGCCGGATGCCGGGTGTATATGCACGGCGATTCGAGATTGTATGTATTTAAAGGGGCAAGTTTGAAAGTACTCGGCACAAAAACCGACAGTGTCGTTTTTCAGGGCGATCGCCTGGACAGGGATTATTTTGGATATGAAGGATATCCCGGCGAATGGGGTGGAATATACTTTACAAAATATAGCGTGAAGAATGAGATACATTACGCTGTGCTAAAGAACTGTGGTAGCAATACGGGAGCGGGATTACCTTCCGCCATACAGCTGGAGCCTGATCTACTTGTTGGCGATAGTTTTCAATTGACCATAACTCATTCCAGAATTGAAAATTCTATCGGTTATGGTATCCTGAGTTTTAAGGGATCACTCAAAGCCGAAAATTGCCTGATTAATGCCTGTGGCGCGCAGGCGCTGGCTATAGTACAGGGTGGCGATTATGAGATCAACAACTGCGATTTTGTGGTCTTTAACAGTGATAAGATCAATCACCTGAAGGAACCTGCTCTTGCTATACTTAACTATTTCGATGTCGGCAATAATCAATACGTGGCCGATGATCTGAATGCTGTGCTTCGTAACTGCGTTATCTGGGGTTCACTTGAAGATGAAGCTTTTTTCGATAAAGTAGATAAGTATAAATACAACTTAACGTTGGAGAACTGTGTGTTACGAAAAAAAGAAGCTATACCCGACTATGTAATACAAAAGAATTGCCTGATCAATCAAGACCCGAAATTTGTTGATCAAAACAATTGGGATTTTCATTTGCAAGTCGGTTCTCCTCTTATCAATGCGGGCACATCAATTGCAATATCGGATGACCTTGATGGAAAGCCTCGTAAAGGAGTGCCTGATATTGGATGCTATGAGGCTGACTAG
- a CDS encoding SAM hydrolase/SAM-dependent halogenase family protein, with the protein MAIVSLLSDFGLQDASVASIKAILARIPEIRIIDISHLLEPFYLQQAAYLLGSSYSYFPERTCHLVFFDTFYETTPTLVLLEKDNHFFLAPDNGILPLTFGRELGTVWKCFELDTTKNFKDWVTTAGEMVQALETKTPIELGLPEYELNNAPQPILPKIDGNTVECHVIHIDRFENVVLNLTREQFTKIGRNRPFRIQFMRDDEISQIDDRYNAVREGEKLCRFNAAGFLEIAINRGNAASLLGLKLSREQHVMYNTIKIVFE; encoded by the coding sequence ATGGCAATTGTGAGTCTTCTTTCAGATTTCGGCCTCCAGGATGCATCAGTTGCGTCCATTAAAGCTATTCTGGCTCGCATACCTGAGATTCGAATTATCGATATTTCCCATCTCCTTGAACCCTTCTATCTTCAACAAGCGGCCTATTTGTTAGGATCTAGCTACAGCTATTTCCCTGAAAGGACATGCCACCTGGTGTTTTTCGATACATTTTACGAAACGACACCCACATTAGTATTACTAGAAAAAGACAATCACTTTTTCCTGGCGCCAGACAATGGAATACTGCCACTCACATTTGGCCGGGAGCTGGGAACTGTGTGGAAATGTTTCGAGCTAGATACCACAAAGAACTTTAAAGACTGGGTGACAACTGCGGGAGAAATGGTGCAGGCTCTTGAAACTAAAACACCAATAGAATTAGGACTGCCGGAATATGAATTAAACAATGCACCACAACCGATATTACCCAAAATAGATGGCAATACTGTCGAATGTCATGTGATACACATTGACAGGTTTGAAAATGTTGTTTTAAACCTTACCCGGGAGCAATTCACAAAAATCGGGAGAAACAGACCTTTCCGCATCCAATTCATGCGCGATGACGAGATCTCGCAAATAGACGACAGGTACAATGCAGTGCGAGAAGGGGAAAAACTGTGCCGGTTTAACGCTGCCGGCTTCCTTGAAATTGCGATAAACAGGGGCAATGCCGCAAGTCTCCTTGGTCTAAAGCTTAGCAGGGAGCAACATGTTATGTATAATACAATCAAAATCGTATTCGAATGA
- a CDS encoding NAD(P)-dependent oxidoreductase, with the protein MTNQGKVLIAAPVHEVLVKGLENAGYRCIIEEKINQEKAFPLIVDCVGVITSTRLQLDKQLLDAAPLLKWIGRMGSGMEVIDLAYAVKKGVACYSSPEGNCNAVAEHALGMLISLKRHIVTSNEEVQNGQWLREENRGVELEGKTIGIIGFGHTGRAFARKLQNFDMNIFAYDKYDANNFPSYVTNCDTLEPIYKQADIISFHVPLQADTRHYFNAEFAGKMLHPFVLLNTSRGSVVDSKSLLDGLLSQKITGVCLDVFEQEPPRNMSPEVAQIFEQIIKMPQVIVTPHIAGYSFEALFKMSKVLLDKIVIAP; encoded by the coding sequence ATGACCAACCAAGGCAAAGTCCTTATAGCCGCCCCAGTCCATGAAGTTTTAGTAAAAGGTCTGGAGAATGCCGGATATAGATGCATTATTGAAGAAAAGATAAACCAGGAAAAAGCTTTCCCATTGATAGTTGACTGTGTTGGGGTTATTACTTCGACACGCCTGCAGCTTGATAAGCAACTGTTGGATGCTGCGCCTTTGTTGAAATGGATTGGAAGAATGGGGTCAGGTATGGAGGTGATAGACCTTGCCTATGCCGTTAAAAAAGGTGTGGCCTGTTACAGCAGCCCCGAAGGTAATTGCAATGCCGTTGCGGAACATGCACTTGGAATGCTGATAAGCCTAAAAAGGCATATCGTTACAAGTAATGAGGAGGTGCAAAATGGGCAATGGCTTCGTGAGGAAAATCGGGGGGTAGAACTTGAGGGGAAGACAATTGGCATTATTGGTTTTGGTCATACGGGTCGTGCTTTTGCCCGAAAGCTACAGAATTTTGACATGAATATTTTTGCATATGACAAGTATGATGCAAACAATTTTCCTTCATATGTTACAAATTGTGACACGCTCGAACCGATCTACAAACAAGCTGATATTATAAGTTTTCACGTGCCATTGCAGGCAGATACCCGGCATTATTTCAATGCGGAGTTTGCCGGAAAAATGCTACACCCTTTTGTGCTTCTCAATACATCCCGGGGATCGGTAGTTGACTCAAAATCTTTGCTGGACGGGCTTCTTAGCCAAAAAATAACCGGCGTCTGCCTGGACGTTTTTGAGCAGGAACCACCCCGTAATATGTCACCAGAAGTAGCGCAAATTTTTGAACAGATAATAAAAATGCCGCAGGTGATAGTGACGCCGCACATAGCCGGCTATAGCTTCGAAGCACTTTTCAAGATGAGCAAAGTGCTGCTGGATAAAATTGTCATCGCCCCGTAA
- a CDS encoding TonB-dependent receptor, with protein MTRKLRYLFALLFVSVAGTAFAQSGAITGTVVDETKAPMIGAIVQVLEGDLVKGGGSTDEEGQYLVKPLAPGRYTVKVTYQSYKTSLTSNVIVGADKNTLVNVAMELDANKLNEVVVVQYKIPLIDPFGDGRQSKSSEEIEKMATRSTEGIASTVGGVYQRTDGLSIGGARTDGTLVIIDGVQVRGRSGINLPQGSIDQMDVITSGLSAKYGDAIGGVINITTKGISNKLRGGVLLERGVDGYGHNLGNFTLSGPLYSKKIEGGKKNVAGFFIGADVVYDKDPRPVYGGTYKVNDAKLAELQATPLRVVPSQTGSSALAYSTEFVRKEDLELQKARDNANRLRGVLNGKLDFQLADNLNLTAGGNYSYSRAKAYADEMGYYSWSLFAADAIPIDKNTTARGYLRLTQRFGKANASIDTAEKKPLISNAYYTLQADYQTTNNSREHEDHKRDLFKYGYVGKFNTEYTSVYRPGQVDDTTGLTGVIFDGSRSATRTTFERSELNPILANYTSTYYNLSQTPRDIQEIYAERGLPNGTLPAGTYNLWQNVGASLQGYSFSQQDQFSVQVDASFDLQPGKTRHAIEFGLYYQQRIERSYSTGGASQSGGLWQYMRQLTNTHIRLDKENPVLIVGGKRYTKDDYRNGLVSFSPFDTIFYNYISVDTAQSVFDRNLRTRLGLDPKGTDFVNIDAVDPSSLSLDLFSADELFNQGNNFVSYYGYDYTGKKQKGQVNFNDFFTKKDANGNLTRDVAPYRPNYLAGYILDRFQYKDMLFNVGVRVDRFDNNTKVLKDPYSLYEVRKLGDVRDIARNDAAGGHPSNIGDDYVVYVNSNESTNPTVVGYRNGDNWYDPFGRQIDDPNTLKTYTGGRDPQPFLVNKTTRITDSTFDPNSSFTDYKPQVNVMPRVKFSFPISDVALFYAHYDVVVQRPRFAAYARPDQYYFMQNSGNLIMPNSDLKPEKLFDYEVGFQQSVTKQSSISLSAFYKERKDMIQLRPYLFAFPQTYYTYGNRDFSTTKGLRAVYDLRRVGNLRMNLSYTLQFAEGSGSGTSSGNGAGGSSFVGQNGLLQNLISAQLPNLRFATALDYDSRHQIIANIDYRFFDNMGPVVGNRHILQNAGANLIFSTRSGEPYTKYARTTALDRTILGSINGSRLPWHYMLDLRVDKDFKLDFGKKTAEGIAKKEPLIVNAYVMIMNVLNTRDVLSVNGYTGRTDDDGFLADPSGIALTKNQIDPQSYIDLYSISTGLSGTQNSINNINLPRRVNVGLQFNF; from the coding sequence ATGACACGTAAACTACGTTATTTGTTCGCGCTATTGTTTGTAAGTGTTGCTGGTACAGCATTTGCACAAAGTGGCGCTATCACGGGAACCGTCGTGGATGAGACAAAAGCTCCCATGATCGGTGCTATTGTGCAAGTCTTGGAGGGGGATCTAGTTAAAGGTGGTGGTTCTACAGATGAAGAGGGCCAGTACCTTGTTAAGCCACTTGCTCCTGGTCGTTACACGGTAAAGGTTACTTATCAGTCTTACAAAACCAGCCTTACTTCGAATGTTATCGTAGGTGCGGACAAAAACACGCTGGTGAACGTGGCTATGGAACTGGATGCCAACAAGCTGAATGAGGTTGTTGTAGTTCAGTACAAAATTCCTCTGATCGATCCGTTTGGCGATGGTCGTCAATCAAAATCATCAGAAGAAATTGAAAAAATGGCTACCCGTAGCACAGAAGGTATCGCTTCAACTGTAGGTGGCGTTTATCAACGCACAGATGGTCTGAGCATCGGCGGTGCGCGTACAGACGGTACACTCGTAATTATCGATGGTGTGCAGGTGCGCGGTCGTTCGGGTATCAACCTTCCTCAAGGTAGCATCGACCAGATGGACGTGATCACTTCAGGTCTGTCTGCAAAATATGGCGATGCGATCGGTGGTGTGATCAATATCACAACAAAAGGTATATCAAACAAATTACGTGGTGGCGTGCTTTTGGAACGCGGTGTTGACGGTTATGGACACAACCTGGGTAACTTTACCCTGTCTGGCCCACTGTACAGCAAAAAAATTGAAGGTGGTAAGAAAAACGTTGCCGGTTTCTTTATTGGTGCTGATGTAGTATATGATAAAGATCCGCGCCCTGTTTATGGCGGTACGTATAAAGTTAACGATGCGAAGCTGGCAGAACTGCAGGCAACTCCGCTGAGGGTGGTACCTAGCCAGACTGGTTCTTCAGCATTAGCTTATTCTACGGAATTTGTTCGCAAAGAAGATCTGGAACTTCAGAAAGCCCGCGACAATGCAAATCGTCTGAGGGGTGTACTGAATGGCAAACTCGATTTCCAGCTTGCTGACAACCTGAACCTGACTGCAGGTGGTAACTATAGCTACAGCCGTGCAAAAGCGTATGCTGATGAAATGGGCTACTATTCATGGTCTTTATTTGCAGCAGATGCAATTCCTATTGATAAAAACACTACAGCACGTGGTTATCTGCGTTTAACTCAGCGCTTTGGTAAAGCAAATGCCTCTATCGATACAGCGGAGAAAAAACCTTTAATCTCAAACGCTTACTATACACTACAAGCAGATTACCAGACAACCAATAACAGCCGTGAGCACGAAGATCATAAGCGTGATCTGTTCAAGTATGGCTATGTTGGTAAATTCAATACTGAATATACATCTGTTTACAGACCAGGTCAAGTGGACGATACCACTGGTCTGACCGGTGTTATATTTGACGGTTCGAGGAGCGCAACGCGTACTACTTTCGAACGTTCTGAACTTAACCCAATACTGGCTAACTATACATCTACTTATTATAACCTGAGTCAAACGCCTAGGGATATTCAGGAAATATATGCTGAACGTGGCCTGCCAAATGGTACGCTGCCAGCAGGTACTTACAACCTATGGCAGAATGTGGGTGCCTCATTACAGGGTTATTCATTTTCTCAGCAGGACCAGTTTAGTGTTCAGGTAGATGCATCGTTCGATCTTCAGCCTGGCAAAACAAGGCACGCTATCGAATTCGGTTTGTATTATCAACAACGTATTGAACGTTCTTACTCAACCGGCGGTGCCAGCCAAAGTGGTGGTCTCTGGCAATACATGCGTCAGCTGACAAACACACATATCCGCCTGGATAAAGAAAATCCAGTGCTGATCGTTGGCGGCAAACGTTATACTAAAGACGACTATAGGAATGGTCTGGTGAGCTTCTCTCCATTCGATACTATATTCTATAATTACATCTCAGTTGATACTGCGCAATCTGTATTTGATCGCAATTTGAGGACCAGGCTGGGTCTGGATCCTAAAGGAACCGATTTTGTCAACATAGATGCAGTTGACCCAAGCAGTCTGTCTCTTGATCTGTTCTCTGCTGACGAACTGTTCAACCAGGGTAACAACTTTGTATCTTACTATGGTTACGACTATACCGGTAAAAAACAAAAAGGTCAGGTAAACTTTAATGACTTCTTTACAAAGAAAGATGCTAATGGTAACCTGACACGTGATGTGGCTCCTTACAGGCCTAACTACCTGGCTGGTTATATCCTTGACAGGTTCCAGTACAAGGACATGTTGTTCAACGTTGGTGTTCGTGTAGATCGTTTCGATAACAACACTAAGGTGCTGAAAGACCCATATTCTCTGTATGAGGTACGTAAATTGGGTGATGTACGTGATATCGCAAGGAATGACGCAGCAGGTGGTCACCCATCAAACATTGGTGATGATTACGTAGTATATGTAAACAGCAACGAAAGCACTAACCCTACAGTTGTAGGTTATAGGAATGGCGATAACTGGTACGATCCATTTGGTCGCCAGATCGATGATCCGAATACTTTGAAGACATATACTGGTGGTCGCGATCCTCAGCCTTTCCTGGTTAACAAAACCACAAGGATCACTGACTCTACATTTGATCCCAACAGTTCATTCACCGATTACAAGCCTCAGGTGAATGTAATGCCACGTGTTAAATTCTCGTTCCCTATATCTGATGTTGCATTGTTCTATGCACACTACGACGTTGTTGTACAAAGGCCAAGGTTTGCAGCTTATGCTCGTCCTGACCAATACTATTTCATGCAGAATAGCGGTAACCTGATCATGCCAAACTCTGACCTGAAACCAGAGAAGCTGTTTGACTATGAGGTTGGTTTCCAACAATCAGTTACAAAACAGTCTTCTATCTCACTGAGCGCATTTTACAAAGAGCGTAAAGACATGATCCAACTGCGCCCTTACCTGTTTGCATTCCCTCAGACATATTATACATATGGTAACCGCGACTTCTCAACTACGAAAGGTCTGCGTGCAGTATATGATCTGCGTCGTGTAGGTAACCTGCGCATGAACCTGTCGTATACCCTGCAGTTTGCCGAAGGTAGTGGTTCAGGTACTTCAAGCGGTAACGGTGCCGGTGGTAGCAGCTTTGTAGGTCAGAATGGTCTGCTGCAGAACCTTATCTCTGCACAGCTGCCTAACCTGCGTTTTGCTACAGCTCTTGACTATGATTCACGTCACCAGATCATTGCAAACATCGACTACCGTTTCTTCGATAATATGGGTCCAGTAGTTGGTAACAGGCACATTCTGCAGAATGCTGGCGCAAACCTGATCTTCAGCACAAGGAGTGGTGAGCCGTATACAAAGTATGCACGCACAACTGCGCTTGATCGTACCATCCTGGGTTCTATCAACGGCTCTCGCCTGCCATGGCACTACATGCTGGATCTGCGTGTAGACAAAGATTTCAAACTTGATTTTGGTAAAAAGACTGCTGAAGGGATAGCGAAGAAAGAGCCGCTGATCGTAAATGCATATGTTATGATCATGAACGTTCTGAATACCCGTGATGTGTTGAGTGTTAATGGTTATACAGGCCGCACTGATGACGATGGCTTCCTGGCTGATCCAAGTGGTATCGCACTGACTAAGAACCAGATTGATCCGCAATCGTACATCGATCTGTATAGCATAAGCACAGGTTTGAGTGGTACCCAGAACAGCATCAACAACATTAACCTGCCACGCCGCGTTAACGTTGGTCTTCAATTCAATTTCTAA
- the rsmA gene encoding 16S rRNA (adenine(1518)-N(6)/adenine(1519)-N(6))-dimethyltransferase RsmA: MGQPYTLKKSLGQHFLHDENMCKKIVSSLAVKEGMQLLEIGPGGGAITKYLIELKGVDYKAIEIDNEKVVYLQKTYPYLQGRIIEKDILKADVPFEGKFSIIGNFPYNISSPILFKVLEWEPQVEEVIGMFQKEVAQRVASGPGSKLYGILSVLMQAFFEVEYLFDVHENCFTPPPKVKSGVIRLKNIANPYEITDQRKFITLVKTAFNQRRKTLRNALKSILPPDALKDPIMYKRAEQLSVGDFVALYKLYYS, from the coding sequence TTGGGACAACCATATACGCTTAAGAAGAGTCTCGGGCAGCATTTTCTGCATGACGAGAACATGTGTAAAAAGATAGTTTCATCCCTGGCTGTAAAGGAGGGAATGCAGTTATTGGAGATAGGTCCCGGGGGTGGGGCGATAACCAAATACCTTATCGAACTGAAAGGGGTTGACTACAAGGCAATCGAGATCGATAACGAAAAAGTGGTGTATCTCCAGAAAACTTACCCATACCTGCAGGGCCGGATCATCGAAAAGGATATTCTTAAAGCAGATGTGCCGTTCGAGGGTAAATTCAGCATCATCGGCAATTTTCCCTACAACATTTCTTCGCCCATTTTATTTAAGGTGCTTGAATGGGAACCGCAGGTTGAAGAAGTGATAGGTATGTTCCAGAAGGAGGTTGCCCAACGTGTAGCTTCAGGACCTGGATCAAAGTTGTATGGTATTCTGAGTGTGTTAATGCAGGCATTTTTTGAAGTGGAATACCTTTTTGACGTCCACGAAAACTGTTTTACCCCTCCACCTAAGGTGAAGAGTGGGGTAATAAGGCTTAAGAATATCGCCAACCCATATGAAATAACAGACCAGCGGAAGTTTATCACCTTGGTTAAGACCGCCTTTAACCAAAGGCGGAAAACTCTTAGGAACGCGCTAAAAAGTATATTGCCGCCCGATGCGCTTAAAGATCCCATTATGTACAAACGGGCCGAGCAGTTGTCTGTCGGCGATTTTGTGGCCCTCTATAAGCTGTACTACTCATGA
- a CDS encoding HIT family protein yields MASIFTKIIKGEIPSYKIAENEHFFAFLDIFPIREGHVLVVPKQETDKFFDVSDELLSEWLIFAKPIAKAIETAFDCDRCGISVIGLDVPHAHMHLVPVSSSNDLNFTKSKLKLTEQQFETVRQKILQHL; encoded by the coding sequence ATGGCGAGTATTTTCACTAAGATCATCAAAGGAGAAATTCCTTCCTATAAGATTGCTGAGAATGAGCATTTTTTCGCCTTTCTCGATATTTTCCCGATAAGAGAAGGACATGTGCTGGTGGTGCCTAAGCAAGAAACCGACAAATTTTTTGATGTTAGTGATGAGTTGCTGAGTGAATGGCTGATTTTCGCTAAACCAATAGCAAAAGCTATAGAGACCGCTTTTGATTGTGATAGGTGCGGCATCTCTGTGATCGGTCTTGACGTGCCACATGCCCATATGCACTTGGTTCCTGTAAGCTCATCCAACGATCTAAATTTCACAAAGTCCAAGCTCAAGTTAACAGAGCAACAATTCGAGACCGTTCGGCAAAAAATATTACAGCATTTATAA